The genome window TCCATCGGGTCTCAACCCCATTGGCATTGGTTTAATACGACCTCTTTTCATAGCCTCCCCAGTTATGCGTCCTAGGTACAGATTGGCATAAACCACCCTGATTAATCATCCCCCCGGATAGGGGGCGTTGCGTTATCTGAATAACCGCGTTGGTTGCAATTTTGGTGCAAAAATCACAAAAGCTTTTGTACCCAGACCAACAAAATGCTGGCATCCGTTATCAGTGGGTGCTAGTCTAACCCTGGTATGTCCATGGTTGCTCTGTTCGCCGCCGAAGGCCTCGAGGCCCAGGCTTTGCGCCGCTTGCTAAGCCTAAAAGAGGTCTTGGATGGCCCCTGGATCATCCACCAGGGGACGCTGGGACGCTACCCTGTGGTGCTGGTCGAAACCGGGGTGGGCAAGGTGGCCGCCTCGGCCGCGGTGGCCTACGCCAAGGTTCGATTTAACCCTGCGCAGGCTTTCTGGGTGGGGGTGGCTGGGGCTTTGAACCCCGAGCTCAAAACAATGGACCTCATACTGGCCCAGGACGCCGTACAGTACGACGTGGATATCACGGCTTTCGGACGCGCCCCAGGCGAGCTGGCCACCGGCGAACGCTTTATCCCCGCCGATGCCGGCCTCACCTCCAAAGTCTTGCGCACGGCTCAGTCCCTGGGCCTGCCCATCCGCCTGGGGCGCATTGCCAGCGCCGACCGCTTTCTAGCCCACCGCAACGAGGCTGAGGAGGTGCGACGGGTATTCGCCGCCGACGCGGTCGAGATGGAGGGGGCCGCGGCTTTGTGGACGGCCAAACGCCTGGGCCTGCCCATGGCCCTGCTGCGGGCCATTACCGACCAGGCAGGCAGCGAGGCTCCCATCGCTTTTGAAACCTTTTTAGAAGGCGCCTCCGAACGTCTGGCACAGTTAATCGGCCAGGTCTTGAGCAGTTAGAAAAACTGCCGCTTGCAGGCCATAAAAAGCACCCAGGGCCCCTTTTAATTAAGGGCTGCCAGGGTTTGTGGGCAGGGGGCTCAGGGTATACTGAAAGCACCAGATTATTAGGAAGACAGGGTCGGCTGTGCAGGTACTCGAGGAGGAGACAGCATGGGGGGCACATCCGTAACAGAGCAAGCAGAGCAAAGACAGCACGCCAGTGGGGGGCGGGTCAAGCTGTTTTGCGGCAACGCCAACCGTCCCCTGGCCGAAGCGGTAGCCAAGGCCCTGGGCATCCAGCTAGGCCAAGCCACGGTCGAGCGCTTCCCCGACGGGGAGGTACGGGTGCGGCTTTTGGAGAGCATTCGCGGCGACGATGTGTATCTGCTGCAGTCCACCGCCCCCCCGGTCAACGACCACCTGATGGAACTCCTGGTGCTGGCCGACGCCGTACGCCGCAGCAGTGCAGGGCGCATCAACGCGGTGATTCCCTATTTTGGCTATGCCCGTCAGGACAAACAGACCCAGGGGCGCGAGCCCATCACCGCGCGCCTGGTGGCGGGGCTTTTGGAGCATGTGGGCATCCACCGGGTGATTACCGTAGACCTGCACGCCCCACAGATTCAGGGCTTCTTTTATCAGCCGGTGGACGAGCTCTCGGCGGTGCGGCTTTTTGCCGAGTATTTAGAGCGTCAAAACCTCACCGAAAACGCGGTGGTGGTCTCTCCCGACTCGGGGCGGGCCGAGCAGGCCCGGCGGCTCTCCGAGCGCCTGAACCTACCGCTGGCTATTCTCGCCAAACGCCGCACCGGCCCCCGCGAGACCCAGGTGAGCTATGTGATTGGGGACGTGGCGGGCAAGCGCCCCCTGAT of Meiothermus sp. contains these proteins:
- the mtnN gene encoding 5'-methylthioadenosine/S-adenosylhomocysteine nucleosidase, with protein sequence MVALFAAEGLEAQALRRLLSLKEVLDGPWIIHQGTLGRYPVVLVETGVGKVAASAAVAYAKVRFNPAQAFWVGVAGALNPELKTMDLILAQDAVQYDVDITAFGRAPGELATGERFIPADAGLTSKVLRTAQSLGLPIRLGRIASADRFLAHRNEAEEVRRVFAADAVEMEGAAALWTAKRLGLPMALLRAITDQAGSEAPIAFETFLEGASERLAQLIGQVLSS
- a CDS encoding ribose-phosphate pyrophosphokinase, with amino-acid sequence MGGTSVTEQAEQRQHASGGRVKLFCGNANRPLAEAVAKALGIQLGQATVERFPDGEVRVRLLESIRGDDVYLLQSTAPPVNDHLMELLVLADAVRRSSAGRINAVIPYFGYARQDKQTQGREPITARLVAGLLEHVGIHRVITVDLHAPQIQGFFYQPVDELSAVRLFAEYLERQNLTENAVVVSPDSGRAEQARRLSERLNLPLAILAKRRTGPRETQVSYVIGDVAGKRPLIIDDIISTGGTIRRGVEALLAAGAAPEVIVMASHAVLVGNARENLAHPAIREVVFTDTIALNPALGYTILPTAPLLAQAIRRVHTNQSVSVLI